The Pirellulales bacterium genome includes a region encoding these proteins:
- the nusA gene encoding transcription termination factor NusA codes for MNASEILRLVDSIHRDKNIDKEIVFEGIEAALVSAAKKHYGEEDEIIVKIDRTDGSITSSRNGEALDPEETVGRIGAQTAKQVMIQKIREAERDALYDEYDAMKGQLVNGVVQRFEGGVATVQLTNVEALLPRSEQIPGESYHANERVRAVVCEVRKQGTRVKVILSRTRADLVRRLFEQEIPEISDGVIEIRAMAREPGYRTKVAVSSSDQRVDCVGACVGVRGNRIKNIVEELGGERIDIVRWSDDMQTLIPNALQPAEVDEVILCQMLGRAIVLVREDQLSLAIGRRGQNVRLASKLCGWDIEIMTREELDEQIERAVAGFCSIEGVEESLSERLVGEGFLTYDDLSVIEPDALMEMGDLTEEQVNHIVAQAEAKAAEAEAAAADQRRRQREQERAAGEAEAAAVAEPVAEAEGDGETAAEAPAESAEVSESSEGADTAGTGEVATDA; via the coding sequence ATGAACGCCAGTGAAATTCTGCGGCTGGTCGACTCGATCCATCGCGACAAGAACATCGACAAGGAAATTGTCTTCGAAGGCATCGAGGCGGCGCTCGTGTCGGCCGCCAAGAAACACTACGGCGAAGAAGACGAGATCATCGTCAAAATCGACCGCACCGACGGTTCGATCACCAGCTCGCGCAACGGCGAAGCGCTCGACCCAGAAGAAACCGTCGGCCGCATCGGCGCGCAGACCGCCAAGCAGGTGATGATCCAAAAGATTCGCGAGGCCGAACGCGACGCGCTCTACGACGAATACGACGCGATGAAGGGCCAGTTGGTCAACGGCGTCGTCCAACGGTTCGAAGGCGGCGTCGCCACGGTCCAATTGACCAACGTCGAAGCACTGCTGCCGCGCAGCGAGCAGATTCCTGGCGAATCGTATCACGCCAACGAACGCGTCCGGGCCGTGGTCTGCGAGGTCCGCAAGCAGGGCACCCGGGTCAAGGTGATCCTGAGCCGCACGCGCGCCGACCTGGTCCGCCGGTTGTTCGAGCAGGAGATTCCGGAAATCAGCGACGGCGTGATCGAGATCCGCGCCATGGCTCGCGAGCCCGGCTATCGGACCAAGGTGGCGGTCAGCTCGAGTGATCAGCGGGTCGATTGCGTTGGCGCCTGCGTGGGCGTGCGCGGCAATCGCATCAAGAACATCGTCGAAGAACTGGGCGGCGAGCGCATCGATATCGTCCGCTGGAGCGACGATATGCAAACGCTGATCCCCAATGCCCTCCAGCCGGCCGAGGTCGACGAGGTAATCCTGTGCCAGATGCTCGGCCGGGCCATTGTGCTTGTGCGCGAGGACCAGCTATCACTGGCCATCGGCCGCCGCGGCCAGAATGTCCGGCTGGCGAGCAAGCTCTGCGGCTGGGACATCGAGATCATGACCCGCGAGGAGCTGGACGAGCAGATCGAACGGGCCGTGGCCGGTTTCTGTTCGATCGAGGGGGTCGAAGAGAGTTTGAGCGAGAGGCTGGTGGGCGAAGGCTTTTTGACCTACGATGATCTGTCCGTCATTGAGCCCGACGCCCTGATGGAAATGGGTGATTTGACGGAAGAGCAGGTCAACCACATCGTCGCCCAGGCCGAGGCGAAAGCCGCCGAGGCCGAGGCCGCCGCTGCCGATCAGCGCCGCCGCCAACGCGAGCAAGAGCGTGCCGCCGGCGAAGCGGAGGCAGCCGCCGTGGCCGAACCCGTCGCCGAGGCGGAAGGCGACGGGGAGACCGCCGCCGAAGCCCCGGCTGAGTCGGCAGAGGTTTCCGAATCGTCGGAAGGCGCAGACACGGCCGGAACGGGGGAAGTGGCGACCGACGCGTGA
- a CDS encoding DUF1569 domain-containing protein, whose product MDGDAAAASRSRRRALKFATLDEAVRDAEHLLACGYDRAGNWDLNQCCRHLAAVMLYPLDGFPAFAFPLNVMAWLLSKTWAPRFLRQVLERGEWPAGGATDKRTVQPSGGNDRDGVAQLKAAVARLEGHEGPLHPSPLFGPLDKATLVRLHCIHTAHHLSFLVPRS is encoded by the coding sequence ATGGACGGCGATGCGGCTGCGGCAAGCCGGTCCAGGCGACGAGCACTAAAGTTCGCCACGCTCGACGAGGCGGTGCGCGACGCCGAGCATTTGCTGGCCTGTGGTTACGATCGGGCTGGCAACTGGGACCTGAACCAATGCTGCCGTCACCTCGCGGCGGTGATGCTGTATCCGCTCGACGGCTTTCCAGCGTTTGCCTTTCCGCTCAACGTGATGGCCTGGCTGCTGAGCAAGACTTGGGCACCTCGATTTCTCCGACAGGTCTTAGAACGGGGTGAATGGCCCGCGGGCGGGGCAACGGACAAGCGCACGGTCCAGCCCTCGGGAGGTAACGATCGGGACGGCGTGGCCCAGCTCAAAGCGGCCGTCGCACGATTGGAGGGCCACGAAGGCCCGCTGCATCCTTCACCCCTGTTCGGCCCGCTCGACAAGGCCACGCTCGTACGGCTGCACTGCATCCACACGGCCCACCACCTCAGCTTTCTCGTCCCGAGGTCCTGA
- the infB gene encoding translation initiation factor IF-2: MALRIYSLAKELKIDSKELVDICAKAGVTGKGSALASLTDEEVVKLKAYLAGGAARHAPPKPAAPAAPAPPSAPLAPQPPSRDAMRREDYVAPTGASGRPPVMPPRTERPAGDQRRKPPAGDAPPKSAPAIKLAPLPPSQQPVAPAASSEPAPQKPDIKLPPDAIRASKLGSKPLQEHMRKHEARRRDAETTSPPSATPSPPGGPRGPQPATPPLDLTPGRERRRTGGPKEVAATGEAVDLGGRELRQLKRKRAQTDRPRPEDEGDSGPSRRITRQRRGGSTSLAPHKGKVTIELPCTVRSLCETAGIPARMVLGKLLALGKMGNINAEMDAETLEFLGIELGIELEVKRPLSIEDQVLTSLEQQEDSAETLEPRPPIVTFLGHVDHGKTSLLDRIIGTNVVSGESGGITQHIRAYRVENNGRPIAFVDTPGHEAFTEMRARGANVTDVAVLVVAADDGIMPQTEEAISHARAAGVPLVVALNKIDLPGININRIYEQLAANDLLPSEWGGETEVCKCSALTGQGVDTLLETILTLAELHDYRANPHRQALGTCLESELHEERGVMAKLIVQKGTLHVGDVIVCGAAHGRVKAMYDTLDGRKTYQEVGPSTPVNVTGLDIAPGAGEHFYVLDDITQAREIAEQRAAQSRKVALGGGRTHITLENLLDHIGTDTPTLNLILRADTRGSIEAIQKELLKLSHPEVQVKVLQATVGGITEADVYLADASDAVIIGFNVVPDEKARAMADQRRVQIRRYDIIYKLAEDLKAALEGMLKPEERETELGRALVLRLFTISRVGTVAGCRVLSGTIERNCRIRLIRENRVIGDYGLGSLRREKDDAKEVREGFECGIRLANYNDLKEGDVLEAYKIEEVARTL; this comes from the coding sequence TTGGCATTGCGGATCTATTCGCTCGCAAAAGAGCTGAAAATCGACAGCAAAGAGCTCGTCGACATCTGCGCGAAGGCGGGTGTCACGGGCAAGGGGTCGGCGCTGGCGAGCCTGACGGACGAAGAAGTCGTCAAGCTCAAGGCCTACCTGGCCGGTGGCGCAGCGCGCCATGCTCCTCCCAAGCCGGCTGCGCCTGCGGCCCCCGCGCCGCCGAGCGCTCCGCTCGCTCCGCAGCCCCCGTCGCGCGATGCCATGCGGCGCGAAGATTACGTCGCCCCGACTGGTGCGAGCGGACGCCCGCCGGTCATGCCGCCCCGCACCGAACGTCCGGCCGGCGACCAGCGGCGCAAGCCCCCGGCCGGCGATGCTCCGCCGAAATCGGCCCCGGCGATCAAACTGGCGCCGTTGCCGCCTTCGCAGCAACCCGTTGCGCCGGCCGCCAGTAGCGAGCCGGCCCCGCAGAAGCCCGACATCAAATTGCCGCCCGACGCGATTCGGGCAAGCAAGCTCGGCAGCAAGCCGCTGCAGGAGCACATGCGTAAGCACGAGGCCCGGCGGCGCGACGCCGAGACCACCTCACCGCCATCGGCCACGCCTTCGCCCCCGGGAGGGCCGCGCGGTCCACAGCCCGCCACGCCGCCGCTCGACCTGACTCCGGGGCGTGAACGTCGCCGCACCGGCGGCCCCAAAGAAGTCGCGGCCACGGGCGAAGCCGTTGATCTCGGTGGGCGCGAGTTGCGTCAACTCAAGCGCAAGCGAGCCCAGACCGACCGCCCCCGCCCCGAGGACGAAGGGGACAGCGGACCCTCACGGCGGATCACCCGGCAGCGACGCGGGGGCTCGACTTCGCTCGCGCCGCACAAAGGCAAGGTGACCATCGAACTGCCCTGCACGGTGCGCAGCCTGTGCGAGACGGCAGGCATCCCGGCGCGGATGGTGCTCGGCAAGCTCCTGGCGCTCGGCAAGATGGGCAACATCAACGCCGAGATGGACGCCGAAACATTGGAATTCCTCGGCATCGAGCTGGGCATCGAGCTCGAAGTGAAGCGCCCGCTCAGCATCGAGGACCAGGTGCTCACGTCGCTCGAGCAGCAGGAAGACAGCGCCGAGACGCTCGAACCTCGTCCGCCGATCGTGACTTTCCTGGGCCACGTCGACCACGGCAAGACCTCGCTCTTGGACCGGATCATCGGGACCAACGTCGTCAGCGGCGAAAGCGGCGGCATTACCCAGCACATCCGCGCCTATCGCGTCGAAAACAACGGCCGCCCGATTGCCTTCGTCGATACGCCCGGCCACGAGGCGTTTACCGAGATGCGGGCCCGCGGCGCCAACGTCACCGACGTCGCCGTGCTCGTCGTGGCGGCCGACGACGGCATCATGCCGCAGACCGAAGAGGCGATCAGCCATGCCCGTGCCGCCGGCGTGCCGCTGGTCGTGGCGCTCAACAAGATCGACTTGCCGGGCATCAACATCAATCGCATCTACGAACAGCTCGCGGCCAACGATTTGCTGCCGAGTGAATGGGGCGGCGAAACCGAAGTCTGCAAATGTAGCGCACTGACCGGCCAAGGCGTGGACACGCTGCTCGAAACGATCCTCACGCTGGCCGAGTTGCACGACTATCGCGCCAATCCGCATCGGCAGGCGCTGGGCACCTGCCTCGAGTCCGAGCTGCACGAGGAGCGCGGCGTCATGGCCAAGCTGATCGTGCAGAAAGGCACCCTGCACGTGGGCGACGTCATCGTCTGCGGCGCCGCGCACGGCCGCGTCAAGGCCATGTACGACACGCTCGACGGCCGCAAGACCTATCAAGAAGTGGGGCCCTCGACGCCCGTCAACGTGACCGGGCTCGACATCGCCCCGGGCGCCGGCGAGCACTTCTATGTGCTCGACGACATCACCCAGGCCCGCGAGATCGCCGAGCAGCGTGCGGCCCAAAGCCGCAAGGTCGCGCTGGGCGGCGGGCGCACGCACATCACCCTCGAAAACCTGCTCGACCATATCGGCACCGATACGCCAACCTTGAACTTGATCCTGCGGGCCGATACCCGCGGTTCGATCGAGGCGATTCAAAAGGAGCTATTGAAGCTCTCGCATCCCGAGGTGCAGGTGAAAGTGCTGCAGGCCACGGTCGGCGGGATTACCGAGGCCGACGTCTACCTGGCCGATGCCTCGGACGCGGTGATCATCGGTTTCAACGTCGTGCCCGACGAAAAGGCCCGCGCCATGGCCGATCAGCGGCGGGTGCAGATTCGCCGCTACGACATCATCTACAAGTTGGCCGAGGACTTGAAAGCCGCCTTGGAAGGCATGCTCAAGCCCGAAGAGCGCGAGACGGAGTTGGGCCGGGCGCTGGTGCTGAGGCTGTTCACGATCAGCCGCGTGGGCACCGTGGCGGGCTGCCGGGTGTT
- a CDS encoding DUF1501 domain-containing protein, which yields MSTRQPSFTHGEHAFTALNPRVREGLVCYGRRSVLKASLAGLAGLSVPGLLRQRAEAWAAGRPAASTKSVILLWMTGGPSHIDTWDLKPDAPAEIRGPFGTIPSALPGVRLCEYLPKQAALLDRMTLIRSVDARHSNHEPNHVIQTGNSEAEPRLNRDGDKYPAIGSLVARFRGANDPRMPAYVSLNLQDRSHLAWAGYLGKQYDPFVAKDAARLFELPRGLDEARLNNRRALLADFDRLRRDLDRTGQLAALDSYGQQAVEIVAGQRAREAFDLSREPEIVLARYGEHGWSRQALLARRLVEAGVSFVTIDLSNHTASGTWDTHGDNIPPYGGIWNGLRPLLPVFDHVLTTLVGDLEERGLLDQVLVIAMGEFGRTPHLGTQGSTDGRDHWPSVSSMTLAGGGLRHGQVIGATERDGGQIKHRPVTPGDLAATIFRHMEVPLDATYLDFRGRPRPIVENGEPIAELF from the coding sequence ATGTCCACGCGCCAGCCTTCTTTCACTCACGGCGAACATGCGTTCACCGCGCTCAATCCCCGGGTGCGTGAGGGCCTGGTGTGCTACGGTCGGCGGAGTGTGCTCAAGGCGAGCCTCGCCGGGTTGGCTGGGTTGTCCGTGCCGGGGTTGCTGCGACAGCGGGCCGAGGCCTGGGCTGCCGGCCGTCCGGCCGCCTCGACGAAAAGCGTCATCCTGCTGTGGATGACCGGCGGGCCCAGCCATATCGATACCTGGGACCTCAAGCCCGACGCGCCTGCCGAGATTCGGGGGCCCTTCGGCACGATCCCGTCGGCGCTCCCCGGCGTGCGGCTGTGCGAATATCTGCCCAAGCAGGCGGCCTTGCTCGACCGCATGACGTTGATCCGCTCGGTCGATGCCCGGCACTCGAATCACGAGCCCAACCACGTCATCCAGACCGGCAACAGCGAGGCCGAACCTCGGCTCAATCGCGACGGCGACAAGTATCCGGCCATCGGCTCGCTGGTGGCGCGGTTCCGCGGGGCGAACGATCCGCGGATGCCGGCCTACGTATCGCTCAACCTGCAAGACCGCAGCCACCTCGCGTGGGCCGGTTATTTGGGCAAGCAATACGACCCGTTCGTCGCCAAGGACGCCGCGCGGCTGTTCGAGCTGCCCCGCGGACTCGACGAGGCTCGGCTGAACAACCGCCGGGCGCTGCTCGCGGATTTCGACCGGCTGCGGCGCGATTTGGACCGCACGGGCCAACTGGCAGCACTGGACAGTTACGGCCAGCAGGCGGTCGAAATCGTGGCCGGACAGCGGGCCCGCGAGGCATTCGATCTGTCGCGCGAGCCGGAAATCGTGCTGGCGCGCTACGGCGAGCATGGGTGGAGCCGGCAAGCGCTGCTCGCGCGGCGACTGGTCGAAGCCGGCGTTAGTTTCGTGACGATCGACTTGAGCAATCACACGGCCTCGGGCACCTGGGACACGCACGGCGACAACATCCCGCCCTATGGCGGCATCTGGAACGGGTTGCGACCCTTGCTACCCGTGTTCGATCACGTGCTGACGACGCTGGTGGGCGATCTGGAAGAACGCGGGCTGCTGGATCAGGTCTTGGTGATCGCGATGGGCGAATTTGGCCGCACGCCGCATTTGGGGACCCAGGGCAGCACCGACGGCCGCGATCATTGGCCGAGCGTGTCGTCGATGACGCTCGCCGGCGGCGGACTTCGCCACGGCCAAGTAATCGGCGCTACAGAGCGCGACGGCGGCCAGATCAAGCATCGCCCCGTGACGCCGGGTGACCTGGCAGCGACGATCTTTCGCCACATGGAAGTGCCGCTCGACGCGACGTACCTCGATTTTCGCGGGCGTCCTAGACCGATCGTCGAAAACGGCGAACCGATCGCCGAGCTGTTCTAA
- a CDS encoding ATP-binding cassette domain-containing protein — protein sequence MACVSFDGVSRVFANGTVAVDRLTLDVQDQELLVLVGPSGCGKTTSLRLVAGLEESNQGTIRIGGRVVNDVLPKDRDVAMVFQNYALYPHMSVYQNLAFGLELRQGPGYLRRVGGWLLGGKLGKDVAERRRCIEARVRRVAELLDLGALLERRPAQLSGGQRQRVALGRALVREPAVYLLDEPLSNLDARLRVEMRREIRALQRRLATTMIYVTHDQIEAMTLGDRIALMHQGRLQQLGAPLDLYDRPCNRFVAGFLGTPPMNFVMGTLAPAEAGLEFRTPGLRVPVDSKGLEAVQRRLGRELVLGVRPEAVWLGADPLASSGVSATGRIATVEPLGDATVVHLTVLAPPGEPDAATTLVAKREARLSVAPGDVLQFGFATSAAHWFDAVTGDSLLWPPAS from the coding sequence ATGGCGTGCGTTTCGTTCGACGGGGTTTCTCGCGTCTTTGCCAACGGTACCGTGGCGGTCGATCGTTTGACGCTCGACGTACAAGACCAGGAGCTGCTGGTCCTCGTCGGTCCTAGCGGGTGCGGCAAGACCACTTCCCTGCGGCTGGTCGCCGGACTGGAAGAGTCGAACCAAGGCACGATTCGCATCGGCGGCCGCGTCGTCAACGACGTGCTGCCCAAGGATCGCGACGTGGCGATGGTGTTTCAGAACTATGCCCTCTATCCCCACATGTCGGTCTATCAAAACCTGGCCTTCGGACTCGAACTGCGCCAGGGGCCAGGCTATTTGAGGCGCGTCGGCGGCTGGCTCCTGGGTGGCAAGCTGGGTAAAGACGTCGCCGAACGCCGCCGGTGCATCGAAGCCCGTGTCCGCCGGGTGGCCGAGCTGCTCGACCTGGGTGCACTGCTCGAACGGCGCCCCGCGCAACTTTCGGGTGGGCAGCGGCAACGTGTCGCACTCGGCCGGGCCCTGGTGCGGGAGCCGGCCGTGTACCTGCTGGACGAACCGCTCTCGAACCTCGATGCCCGTTTACGGGTCGAGATGCGCCGCGAGATCCGCGCGCTGCAGCGGAGGCTGGCCACCACGATGATCTACGTGACTCACGATCAGATCGAGGCCATGACCCTGGGCGACCGGATCGCCCTGATGCACCAAGGGCGCCTGCAGCAGCTCGGCGCGCCTTTGGATCTTTATGACCGACCCTGTAATCGGTTCGTAGCGGGCTTCTTGGGGACGCCTCCCATGAACTTCGTGATGGGCACGCTGGCGCCGGCAGAAGCGGGGCTCGAGTTTCGCACGCCCGGGCTGCGAGTTCCGGTCGACAGCAAGGGCCTGGAAGCGGTACAAAGGAGGCTTGGCCGCGAGCTTGTGCTAGGTGTCCGTCCCGAGGCCGTTTGGCTGGGGGCCGACCCGCTGGCGAGCTCCGGGGTTTCCGCCACCGGCAGAATCGCCACGGTGGAGCCCTTGGGGGACGCGACGGTCGTGCACCTCACGGTGCTGGCACCGCCGGGCGAGCCGGATGCCGCGACAACGCTAGTGGCCAAACGGGAGGCTCGACTGAGCGTCGCCCCGGGCGACGTGCTCCAGTTCGGCTTCGCGACGAGTGCGGCTCATTGGTTCGACGCGGTGACGGGCGACAGTTTGCTCTGGCCTCCGGCCAGTTGA
- a CDS encoding beta-ketoacyl-[acyl-carrier-protein] synthase family protein, giving the protein MASSSQSRRVVITGMGVICPLGNTLDELWSGLSERRSAIGRLEWVDGRGLSTDLGAPAEQFRGEIDDFGPLESARKKAIRKALKLMCRETQMGVAAAQRALAHAGLVDETTPDGRYEPERIGIVYGSDYMLTDPDELSAAVAACLDTSAGDAAAGLDRRRFQYPRWGGEGMRQMTPLWLLKYLPNMPACHVAIYNDLRGPNNSLTQREAASNAAIGEALRTIQRGSAEIMVAGATGTRIHPMKAVHALLLEETATDVPPEQACRPFDRNRCGTVFGEGAGAVILESLESAQRRGAKILAEVLGFGSSTVVDRQRVAQRDRAAANALRLALADAGLSPAQIGHVHAHGLATHSADADEARAIGAAFGDRARDVPTVAAKSNFGNLGAGCGAVELVASVLALHNGRLFPVLNYTTPDPECPVRAVTRDDEPAGQNFVNLNFTPQGQATAIVVGAWDGR; this is encoded by the coding sequence ATGGCAAGTTCCTCGCAATCGCGGCGGGTCGTGATCACCGGGATGGGCGTGATCTGCCCGCTGGGCAACACGCTCGACGAATTGTGGTCCGGATTGAGCGAACGCCGCAGCGCCATTGGACGTCTCGAATGGGTCGACGGCCGCGGCCTGAGCACCGATTTGGGCGCGCCGGCCGAGCAGTTCCGCGGCGAGATCGACGATTTTGGTCCGCTCGAATCGGCCCGCAAGAAAGCCATCCGCAAAGCGCTCAAGTTGATGTGCCGCGAAACGCAAATGGGCGTGGCCGCGGCGCAGCGGGCATTGGCCCATGCAGGGCTGGTCGACGAAACGACCCCCGATGGACGCTACGAGCCGGAGCGGATCGGCATCGTCTACGGCTCGGACTACATGTTGACCGATCCCGACGAGCTGAGCGCCGCCGTTGCGGCGTGCCTGGATACGAGTGCGGGTGACGCTGCCGCTGGCTTGGATCGTCGCCGGTTTCAGTACCCCCGCTGGGGCGGCGAAGGGATGCGGCAAATGACGCCGCTGTGGCTGCTCAAGTACCTGCCCAACATGCCGGCCTGCCATGTGGCGATCTATAACGACCTGCGCGGGCCCAACAACTCGTTGACTCAGCGCGAGGCGGCATCGAACGCGGCGATCGGCGAGGCGCTGCGGACGATTCAACGCGGCAGCGCGGAGATCATGGTGGCCGGTGCGACCGGCACGCGCATCCACCCGATGAAGGCCGTACACGCGCTGCTGCTGGAGGAAACCGCCACCGACGTTCCGCCGGAGCAGGCCTGCCGCCCGTTCGACCGCAATCGCTGCGGCACCGTATTCGGCGAAGGAGCGGGGGCCGTGATCCTCGAATCGCTCGAGTCGGCCCAACGGCGCGGTGCGAAGATCCTGGCCGAGGTGCTCGGCTTCGGCTCCTCGACCGTGGTCGATCGCCAGCGCGTCGCCCAGCGCGACCGGGCCGCGGCCAATGCCCTGCGCCTGGCGCTCGCGGACGCAGGACTTTCACCGGCCCAGATCGGTCATGTGCATGCGCACGGCCTGGCAACCCATTCGGCCGACGCGGACGAGGCCCGCGCGATTGGTGCGGCTTTCGGCGACCGGGCACGCGACGTACCGACGGTGGCCGCCAAGTCGAACTTCGGCAACCTGGGCGCCGGCTGCGGCGCGGTCGAGTTGGTGGCGAGCGTCCTGGCTCTGCATAACGGCCGGTTGTTTCCCGTGCTGAACTACACGACGCCCGACCCCGAGTGTCCGGTACGCGCCGTGACGCGCGACGACGAACCGGCGGGCCAGAACTTTGTGAATCTGAATTTCACGCCGCAGGGGCAGGCCACGGCGATCGTCGTCGGCGCATGGGACGGCCGATAA